GATCGTTGAGGTCTTCGTTCGAGAGTTCCCCGAACACAGGCATTGCTCCAGGCCCGACCAGAATGGCCTCGGCGACCTGTTCGGGTGTTGCTTGCATCAGCGACGGTGCCCGCCTCGCGCCCCCGATCACCGCTCCTGCGCCCGACGCGACATGGCACGCCGCGCAGTTCAATCGATACAGATCTCCGCCATCGACGAGATCCGCGCTAGCGGTGTCGATGATCGGGATGGTTGGGCCGCTACCCCAGGACCCGATCAGCGACACGATCGCGACGATCTCGTTGTCGGTGAACCGGACCGGTCCACGTGTCGCCTCGTTTTCTGGCGAGGCGAGGGGCATCCGGCCGGTACGCAATACGAAGTCGACAGCCGCCTCGCCCTCGTTGACGATCGATGGGCCTCTGTCGGCGACTCCCTCCCCGTTCATGCCATGGCAACTCGAGCAACGGGTTTCGTAGAGCTGAACTGCGTCGACGGTTGGCCTGTTCGAGCCGGGATCAGCATCGGCCTCGGCGGCGGCCGGCCGCATCGAGTACAAGACGGCCGTCGCGACCACGGCGACGAGCGCCACCGCCCGCACCGTGTGACGGCTGGTCATCGGAGGATCCAGATGGTGGTGAACACGACTAACCAGACCGCGTCGACCAGGTGCCAATAGGTGGAGATGCCCCACGCCCACGGATCCCGTCGGCCGGTTTCGGCAAAGTGGCTAGACCGCATGCCCAACACCAAAAGGGCGACGAGGCCGGCGGCGACGTGGAGCGTGTGCAGTCCGGTCAGCCCCCAATAGGCCGAGCCGTAGACGTGTGTGGCGATCCGAAACGAGAGGGTCGAGTATTCGAGCAATTGGTTGACGAGAAATGCACCTCCGAGCGCTACGGCAGCCATGTTCCACCGCAATGCGGCCGGACGGTTGTCGCGTTCGGCCGCACGTTCGGAGGCCACCAGAGCCGCCGACGAGGCGAGCAGTGCTGTCGTTGCCAGGCTCGCCCTCGCCAGATCGAGGTGAACGCTGGCAGGCGGCCATGGCTGATTCGATGCTCTCAGCAGGTAGTAGGCCCCGAAGAAGGCGGCGAAGATCATCGCGTCGGACGCCAAGAACAAGGTCGTGCCGAGCGGTGAGACGCTTTTGCGCGGTGAACCCGCGACGGTTGCTCTGGCGGTCGAGACCATCAGGCGGCCTCGGCCGTGTTCACACCGTCCTCGATCCACGGCACAGCGACCGTGGGGCAGGTCACCAGGGTAGGCAGGTGCCGGGCGACCGAGGCACCGAAGAAGCCGGCGACTGGGCCAGGGTGGTGTGAGCCGATGACGACCAGCGAAGCGTCGACTCCTTTGGTGATGGCAGCGATGGTGTCGGCCGCAACCCCGTCCCTGACCTTCGACTTGACGTCCAGGTCGGGTGCCGCTGATCTGATCGACTGGACCAGAGCGTCCATCTGGGTTCGCAGCGCCCCGCGGACGTCGTCCATCGTC
Above is a genomic segment from Acidimicrobiales bacterium containing:
- a CDS encoding c-type cytochrome, whose translation is MTSRHTVRAVALVAVVATAVLYSMRPAAAEADADPGSNRPTVDAVQLYETRCSSCHGMNGEGVADRGPSIVNEGEAAVDFVLRTGRMPLASPENEATRGPVRFTDNEIVAIVSLIGSWGSGPTIPIIDTASADLVDGGDLYRLNCAACHVASGAGAVIGGARRAPSLMQATPEQVAEAILVGPGAMPVFGELSNEDLNDLAAYVEELQRQGTTDIDAVGGVGPVAEGLAGWLLALVPLVGITFWISHRPSPKPVDEGGPS
- a CDS encoding cytochrome c oxidase subunit 3; translation: MVSTARATVAGSPRKSVSPLGTTLFLASDAMIFAAFFGAYYLLRASNQPWPPASVHLDLARASLATTALLASSAALVASERAAERDNRPAALRWNMAAVALGGAFLVNQLLEYSTLSFRIATHVYGSAYWGLTGLHTLHVAAGLVALLVLGMRSSHFAETGRRDPWAWGISTYWHLVDAVWLVVFTTIWILR